Below is a window of Deinococcus multiflagellatus DNA.
GGGGATTGAGGTCAGTGACGCTGAAGGAGTTGGCAACTCACCCATAAGGCTGCCCAGCCCTGCCGTTTCCAGCGACGCCCGCGCCCTACACTGCCCCCATGACCCTTGGGCTGAAACGGGGCACGGTCGAACTGCGGCCCTGGTCGCCGGCCTACCCGGCGCTGTTTGAACAGGAACGCGCCCGCGTGGCCGGGGTGCTGGGGCCTCTTGCCAGCGGTATCCAGCACATCGGCAGCACCAGCATTCCGGGGCTGGTGGCCAAACCGGTGCTGGACCTCGCGGTGGCCGTGCCGGACCAGCAGGCGATAGTCGCCTGTGCGCAACCCCTCGCCACCCTGGGGTACGTCTTCATGGGGGACCCGGTGGGCAAGGGGGAGGCCTTTTTTGCCCGGGGCAGCGACGAGGCCCGCACCCATTACCTGCATGTGCTGAGCGCCGATCACCCGCACTGGCACGCCTACCTGACTTTCCGGGACGCATTGCGCCAGAGTGCGGACCTGCGCGACGACTACGCCCGCCTCAAGCAAACATTGGCCCAGGCCCACCCAGAGCAGCGCCGGGTTTATACCGCTCTCAAAGGCGAATTTATTGAGCAGGTGCTGAAAGGCCGGGTGGCCTCCCCCAGCTGATCACTTCAGAAAAGCGGTGGAGCGCGGCCCTTGGACCACGCTCCACACGCCACGCTTCCCGCTCCTTACATCGCTGCCGGAATCTCAATCCCAATCAGACCCAGCGTGTCTTCAAAGGCCGCGCGCAGACGGGCCACCAGCGCCAGACGGGCCTCGCGCAGCCCTTCAGGGCTCTGCAGCACGTTGGTGGCGGGCTTGCCCTGCT
It encodes the following:
- a CDS encoding GrpB family protein, coding for MTLGLKRGTVELRPWSPAYPALFEQERARVAGVLGPLASGIQHIGSTSIPGLVAKPVLDLAVAVPDQQAIVACAQPLATLGYVFMGDPVGKGEAFFARGSDEARTHYLHVLSADHPHWHAYLTFRDALRQSADLRDDYARLKQTLAQAHPEQRRVYTALKGEFIEQVLKGRVASPS